CAGCTGGTGCCCCACCTCAGATACTGGACAACAGCTGGTGCCCCACCTCAGATACTGGACAACAGCTGGTGCCCCACCTCAGATACTGGACAACAGCTGGTGCCCCACCTCAGGTACTGGACAACAGCAGGAGCCCCACCTCAGATACTGGACAACAGCTGGTGCCCCACCTCAGATACTGGACAACAGCTGGTGCCCCACCTCAGATACTGGACAACAGCTGGTGCCCCACCTCAGGCAAGCTTTAGTTCTGCCAGAGGTTCCTCTTTACAAGGCTAGTCATCACATAGATTGAACACCTCACTCAGAACTCCATCATTTTATTACTTTGAATTTGAATACATCAAACTATAGTAAAAAACAGATGGGATGAAACATGAAAATACACCTACCTTCTTCCTCCATTCTTAGTGCCATCTTCCACCATGTTGGAGCTCTATCTAGCTGGGGATGGCTTCCAGGTTCAGGTAATCCCACCTCGGTCAACTCTTGTTGTGTCATACAATAAATACATGTGTCATATGTGGCAAATGGGGGGTTATTGTGATTTGTATACAATGTGTCAATCTCATGCTGTTAACCTGCCACTTTATCTGTGTGTgaaccatagagatagatagagcaCTCTAGTGAACCAAAATGTCAATtatagcatgggcagcgccatttaagactttcaccattttgaagttgTCAACTCAGTGGAATTTCCAATGGGTTGAGGAAGAATCATATAATTCCctccaggtcagcaggagggatcAGCAAACATTCAATAACTGCAgctggcagtaaatcaccaagcttggctttatacctgttcaaacaacaccctccagggggcagtatgcaccctttcaaTTTGTTAACCAACTCATAGAAGTAACAGAAGAGGATAATTGACTACTTCAGTATGGAGATGGcttcaatggcactgcccatgctctcacagacaccataatgggacagatacagGGTTGAGTcctctaactgtctctatggTTTGAGCCCAACTCATGTTCAGTTGTTTCTGAGTGGACACACCTGTGTTATACCCCTTTATAATGAGGGATGTACCTGTCACAGGTGTAACCAATTTGCATGTTTAACAAATCAAGCCTTTCTATTGGATAATTGTTGGATCATACGATTCAAACTTTGTTATATTTAAACCGCTGTGTATTTGTGTTTCAGGTAGCCGCCCACAGGAAGTCGCCCACAGGAAGTCCTGCAGTCCAGCGGCATGGTGGATCCTTGGGTTGGTGGATCCTTGGGTTGGTGGATCCTTGGGTTGGTGGATCCTTGGGTTGGTGGATCCTTGGGTTGGTGGATCCTTGGGTTGGTGGATCCTTGGGTTGGTGGGCTTGGGTTGAGCTGAACGATTAGATGAATGAGAAGCGTTAGTATGAACACCTTCCTGCTGGATCGACGTTTACGACATCGTggtccagttcccaccaatatccagcaacttcacacagccattaaagaggagtgggacaacattccacaggccacaatcaacatcaTGATCAACTTTATACAAAGAAGATGTCACGCTacatgagacaaatggtggtcacaccagatactgactggttttctgatccatgccccactTTTCTTTAGGTATCTGTGacctgtattctcagtcatgtgacgGCCATAGATTaagacctaatgaatttatttcaattggctgatttcttgCCTGTGCCGCTCGGGCATCGCACATccatatattcttattccatccctttacttagatttgtgtgtgtttggtagTTTGttatggaattgttagattacgttctagatattactgcactgtctgaactagatgcacaagcatttcgctacactcgcattaacagctgctaaccatgtgtatgtgatcaacaacatttgattaattaatttatttcaattgactgatttccttatgtaaCTCAATGCAATCTTTGAAGTTGTTGCActtgtttgttcagtgtatgtttagatacagtaccagtcaaaagttttacaacacctactcattccagggtttttatttgtattattttctacattgtagaataatagtgaagacatcaaaactatgaaagaacacatatggaatccatgtagtaaccaaaaaaagtgttaaacaaatcaaaatatgagactcttcaaagtagccaccctttgcttagatgacagctttgcacacgcttggcattctctcaaccagcatcatgaggtagtcacctggaatgtatttcaattaacaggtgtcttcagtagttgaacatgttattactccaaccttgtgaaagtggcaaactgacacgttttcgtCACAAAACAACTTCATATCGAAGGACTTTTAGATTTGACGGCCCGCACAATCGCAGTTCTGCGCGACACGACCGTTCGACCCGAAGACGTGTTTCTATGCGTGAGTTCAGCTAACCGAAAGTCTCCACGACAAGAGGGATTgaggatttctattggagaagcagtgtCTGCCTGTCTTCGTACTCCACTGTCTATGTTTGATAGAGGAAGAGGAGCCAATTCCCCCAAAATGTGCCGTTCCAGCGCTCCCAAGTcaagctgtgtgtctgtgtgtaagtgAATGAACTCCTTAgtcatgctgttatgtctccacTAGGTGTCTCAGTAAGTATAACATGACACGATGTTCACACCAGGCTGTCATGGTAATGATGCATTTATTAAGATATCTAAAGCTATTGCAAAGCATGACATGATTACGCTATAGATAAGCTATAAATATATTCCATTGACCTTTAATAATGCGGTTGCCACCGGTTATAATACGTTTATGAAATGTTTATAGTGTGATGAATGCATCATGGGTAAGTCATAGTAAATGGTTACTTGTGTAAACTTTAGTGGTTCAATCTGCTGTCCTGGTGGAACTTGCTCTCCCAGTGTTGTCCATTTTTAAATCCTATCGAGGTAAATTATATACTCTGAGCCGTCCAATGATTCTGTTAACCATTGTATCTGGAGGCGAAAGAAACACACACCTGGTTAGggggaggtgctggctagcagagtagaacacctgtttaggggaggttctggctagcagagtagaacacctgtttagggggaggtgctggctagcagagtagaacacctggttagggggaggtgctggctagcagagtagaacacctggttagggggaggtgctggctagcagagtagaacacctggttaggagaggttctggctagcagagtagaacacctggttagggaggtgctggctagcagagtagaacaacctggttaggagaggtgctggctagcggagtagaacacctggttaggagaggtgctggctagcagagtagaacacctggttaggagaggtgctggctagcagagtagaacacctggttaggagaggtgctggctagcagagtagaacacctggttaggagaggttctggctagcagagtagaacacctggttaggagaggttcTGGCaaacggagtagaacacctggttaggagaggttctggctagcggagtagaacacctggttaggagaggtgctggctagcagagtttaacacctggttaggagaggtgctggctagcagagtagaacacctggttaggagaggttctggctagcggagtagaacacctggttaggaggggttctggctagcggagtagaacacctggttaggagaggttctggctagcggagtagaacacctggttaggagaggttctggctagcagagtagaacacctggttaggagaggttctggctagcggagtagaacacctggttaggagaggttctggctagcggagtagaacacctggttaggagaggttctggctagtggagtagaacacctggttaggagaggtgctggctagcggagtagaacacctggttaggagaggttctggctagcggagtagaacacctggttaggagaggttctggctagcggagtagaacacctggttaggagaggttctggctagcggagtagaacacctggttaggagaggttctggctagcagagtagaacacctggttaggagaggttctggctagcggagtagaacacctggttaggagaggttctggctagcagagtagaacacctggttaggggagatgctggctagcagagtagaacacctggttagagGAGGttctggctagcagagtagaacacctggttaggagaggtgctggctagcagagtagaacacctggttaggagaggtgctggctagcacagtagaacacctggttaggagaggtgctggctagcagagtagaacacctggttaggagaggttctggctagcagagtagaacacctggttaggtcTTATAAACATAAACCATATCATCTTGTAAACCTTCTACTGACCATACATAACTATGAGCATGGATAGATCGTTGTAACAATAATGATGAGAACTACTCAACATGTAAAACTATTCTTTATATACAGACAGTATGGCCAAAAAATAACATTATTCAATCAAATAaatacagttgaaaaatataaataACTCCTGAACACAAGATTGTACCTCCGTTCATGTGTTGTGGTCAACGTTTCAGTACAATACCTTTTTGgtttcccccctttccctttctctacACTGTTATATCAAGGGTGGCTGCCATCCTCCAGGATAGCTACTGGCTGTGCAGGGTTTTATTCCAGCCCTGGTCTAATcacactgtagcctaaacatcagccctggtctaatcacactgtagcctaaacatcagccctggtctaacatcagccctggtctaacatcagccctggtctaacatcagccctggtctaatcACACTGTAGtctaaacatcagccctggtctaatcacactgtagcctaaacatcagccctggtctaaccaCACTGTAGtctaaacatcagccctggtctaaccccactgtagcctaaacatcagccctggtctaaccacactgtagcctaaacatcagccccaGTCTAACATCAGCCCCGGTCTAATcacactgtagcctaaacatcagccctggtctaaccaCACTGTAGtctaaacatcagccctggtctaaccacactgtagcctaaacatcagccctggtctaaccacactgtagcctaaacatcagccctggtctaaccacactgtagcctaaacatcagccctggtctaatcacactgtagcctaaacatcagccctggtctaaccaCACTGTAtcctaaacatcagccctggtctaatcACACTGTAGtctaaacatcagccctggtctaaccaCACTGTAGTCTAAtcatcagccctggtctaaccccactgtagcctaaacatcagccctggtctaacatcagccctggtctaatcacactgtagcctaaacatcagccctggtctaaccaCACTGTAGTCTAAtcatcagccctggtctaaccccactgtagcctaaacatcagccctggtctaacatcagccctggtctaatcacactgtagcctaaacatcagccctggtctaaccaCACTGTAtcctaaacatcagccctggtctaaccccactgtaacctaaacatcagccctggtctaaccaCACTGTAGTCTAAtcatcagccctggtctaacccCACTGTAGTCTAAACATCATCTGTGCAACAGGCCCTTTGGGCAGATAAATATTGGTTTGTGTGATTTAACTCTTCTAATCCAAAATCAGTATCATCATAATCAGTATTAAAACATTTTAATCAACGTGGAAATGCATTACAAAGTCACCAGATTACATCTCTGGCAAGAACGAAGGAGGAAGTGATAGGTCCTCAGTATGCAGTCTCAACTGTCTTCAACGCAGTTGGCACAAACTCTCAGGCAAACCACATTCCCTCTGACCCTGCGAAGTGCAAAATGAATGCAAGGTAGCATCTCTTCCTGATAGCTGGACTAAACCACATAATAAATGCTACAACTCATACAAAGCTACTTCATTTTGGGACATTTGACTTGTGACTTTGGGGAAAGTTCCTGGTCTACTATTCTATTGCCTCTACAGCCAAAGCCTTCACAGTTCCCCCTGACTTGTGACTTTGGGGAAAGTACCTGGTCTACTATTCTATTGCCTCCACATCCAAAGCCTTCACAGTTCCCCCTGACTTGTGACTTTGGGGAAAGTACCTGGTCTACTATTCTATTGCCTCTACAGCCAAAGCCTTCACAGTTCCCCTTCACTTCTTTCCATCACGTACTGATACAGATCTGCTGTCTCTTTGATCACACTGTTGTCACAGAATATTccttttaaaaaggcttctaaagtttgtcatttcaAACTTGATTCGTCctcacaaaaaaatgtatcaacccctacaacaaATTGtgtgaattataatccacataattatccacatgtcctgttgctgcaggactattttcctgctgtgagaagcaGGGTCAAATCAACCTGTTACAGATGCGCTCTGGGAAAAGGCAAACCTGATTATGAAGTGCAGTGCAGCGGCTGTGTTTAGACTTTTGACCATCACATCAGTTCTGAAAAAGATATGATTGGTCAAATGAACATTTAGTGtcaaaaagatcagaattgggctgcctgtctaaacacagccaACTAGGCTCTATTACAATAAACCTGTTTAACTTGTTCTGGGTGTCTGCTGCTTCAGTGTAGTACACACATTCACCACAGACAGACCCAACCCGGTGAATCCATTTCTTAGTCCAGGTTAGACAGATAACTGCTGCTCTCAGTCGTTGTTTAAAAAAGGCTTTTGAATCAAAAACCGGTGTAGCAAGGTGTCTGCCTTGGTTCAGAGAAAATGAACATTCTCCCAAAGGACGTAACGTGAAGAAACTGGTCCTTCAGGGTGTAAATGTTCTTCACCAaggtatacagtgcctttggaaagtattcagacaccttgactttttccacattttggtaggttaaagccttattctaaagttgattaaatagttatttcccctcatcaatctacacaaaataccccatattgacaaagcaaaaacaggattttagaaatttttgctaaattattaaaaaataaaaactgaaatatttcattcacgaaagtattcagaccctttactcagtactttgttaaagcacctttggcagtgattacagccttgagtcttcttaggtatgacgctacaagcttggcacacctgtatttggggagtttctcttattcttctctgcagagcctctcaagctctgtcaggttggatggggagtgttgctgcacagctattttcagatcatCCAGAAATGTTGTATATCCTTTCCCCATCACCTTGGAGACGTCGCCTTCTTAGTTTGTTTGTTAGTTAGTGTTTGAACAAACAATGAGGAAGTGATTGGCACATCAGTCAGTCTGTTAATGTATGAGATCAGCAGGGAGGACCAGGTTTGTGTAAGTCTGTCCATGCATTGACCTGGTGAGTGATACTGTTTGTGGTGGTGGCTATCAGCCGCGAGTAGGTGCAGCGGTCATAAGCCACAGGGAAAACCTGGAAAAGGTTTCCACTGGGGGGGTCAGTAGGCCGGATGCCCAGGTGTCTCATACACAGTCCCAGATACACATCCTCTATGTAGACGGCTTTAACATGCCTGGACGCCTCCACCAGCTTCCTGGGGAGGTCTAAGGTGAAGACGTAGCCCAGGCCCAGAGCGTAAGGTGGATATACCGGTTCAGGAAACACCTCCATTGGAAGATACCATTTGGAGTTACGGTCTCTTAGAACGGCGCCCCATTGGGCCACTAGTCCAGTCTGGTAGTTCTGCTTTGGAGCGTGAAGCAGCATGTTGACCAAGGTGTGCACGTTGAGGAACATGTCTGAGTCGATCTTCATGGCGTAGGAGGCTTTGGGGCAGCGAGAGCTCAGCCACTCCATCATCACCATGGTCTTGATGGTCAggtttttgtagctgtctatgaAGTCGCTCTGCAGCAGATCCTGGTGCTCTTTGCTCTCCTGCAGCACCTTCTCCTGGAgctgctctgtctcctctccactgGACAGTCCCAGCAGGAAGAACAGACGGACCTCTTTGCCCAGTACCTGCCTCTCACTGCCCCAAGTACTGCGGACGGCCTCACGAGCGTCCCTGTTATAGGGCGCCACTGGCACCATCAGAACCAGGAAGGGGTTCTGCTCCCGGCATTTCTCTGGCTCATCCAGGATGAAGATGTACTCTGATGGGTATTCTACATGGTACGGTCCTGGGGACACATACGGAGGAGGAGTGGACCGAACTGCCTTGACCTCTGTGATCAGATTAGTGATGATGGTCAGTGCAGACGTGACGGAACTAGTTTCATTATGTGTTGTGTTGAGTTTGATGGCCTGCTGAGTAGAGTGGATAAGTGAAGTCTGACGATCTGTTGAATTGGCAGATGCAGTTTCATGAGCGTCTATGGTAAAATCAGTGGAGTTTAGAGAAACTACTTCCCTACTGGTGTTGGTAGAACCAGATCTGCTTGGTGAACCACCACGGAATTCTGCCCACCATTTTGAGGCCCTGTCTAGTGTTGGGACCCACTCTACTGACCGATCGCCGAAGTAGAAGAAGACCATTGCTATGAGGAGCAGGATGAGGAAACAGCAACGGAAACGGGACCAGCCGCAGTATCTCCTGCCTTCCGCCATCTCCTTtctgagaggagagaaagagagagacagaaatcacatttgatttgtcacGTACAGTTTCCAGCtggtataaaaggtgcagtgaaatggcTGTGTGCTTGCTGCCTCAACATAGCAGGGCATCAATCCAGATCAATAGTAATCaagtcaaataaaaaaataacaagtaGTTACAAGGTAGTACAGAGTAATACacttatatgtacagtatataccttATAATAGTGGCATATCTACATATTTATACCGTATATGCAGATATTAGTGACATATCTACATattcatacagtatatgcattATATTAGTGACATTTCTacatattcatactgtatgtacattatATTAGTGACATATCTACATattcatactgtatatacattatattagtGACATATCTACATattcatactgtatatacattatattagtGACATATCTACATattcatactgtatatacattatattagtGACATTTCTACATATTCCTActgtatatacattatattagtGCCATATCTACATATTCATACATACTTTGATTAATGTGCTTgtctgacttgtctagttaaataaaggttaaataaataaatacacaatcTTTTAACTTAACATTTCAAGAGGAATGGAACATGAGATCAACCCTTCCTcgcataggactctggtcaaaagtagtgcactatatagggaatagggtgccatagtgcAGTCAAGGCTGGTTTATAAATGTTAGTATGAAAATGTCCATGTAGCTTTATAGTAGTTTGACATTGAAAACATTTATCTTGTATTTATTTCTAGAGCAGGAATATATTGTAAATTCTAATGTTCACAATCCTAATATCCTTCTTCTCCTTCGATTCATCTTAAATAACATGTGATTCATTGCTGCCTGTTATGTGGAGGTTCCTTGTAAAAGAGATATTGGTCTCAGCGGGACTCAATTGTCAACAACGTTGTATTTTAACTCCTGGAATGACAGTTAGTTTGACGTTAAAATAAAAAGCAGAACAGCTTGCTTCCTCATCTGTACCTCCGTGCGTCCTGTACCTGAGCTGAGCACTGAGAACCAAGGATCCTCCTACATGTGAACTTAAGTTACTGTGAAAACACCTGTGTTCCGTGTGTACAACGCCGTTCTATAGAGTTCCTTCAGTATGACTGTTTTATTACTTTGAATTTGAATACGTCAAACTATAGTAAAAAAATAGACGAAACATGAAAATACACCTACCTTCTTCCTCCATTCTTAGTGCCATCTTCCACCATGTTGGATATCTATCTAGCTGGGGATGGCTGCCAGGCAGATATTCAGGTTTAGGTAGTCCCTCCTCGGTCAACTCTTGTTGTGTCATACTCatgcaggcaggtaggcagatTTAGGTCGTCCAAACCTCAGTCAATTCATGTTGTACCATACAACAACTACATGTAATGGTAGAAGGCAGCCGTGGTCAAAGGTTGCTTCTGCTCCACCAGTATTTCCAGTTTGTTAACTCTCCTGCGGCTAAATGATAAGTAAAAGCGTTCCCTGGGGTAAAGTGAATGTGCAACTAGTTAGGGTGTGGCTTAACTGGCTCTCTACTCCCTATAGAGGACAGGGCTCCCTACTCCCTATAGAGAGGACAAGGCTCCCTACTCCCTATAGAGGACAAGGCTCCCTACTCCCTATAGAGGACAAGGCTCCCTACTCCTTATAGAGGACAAGGCTCCctactctctatagaggacaaggctccctactccctatatagagGACAAGGCACCCTACAcccttggtcttttaccaaataggactatcttctgtataccacccctaccttgtcacaacacaactgattggctcaaacgcattaagaaggaaagaaattccacaaattaacttttaacaaggcacacctgttaattgaaatgcattccaggtgactacctcatgaagctggttgagagaatgccaagagtgtgcgaagctgtcatcaaggcaaagggtggctactttgaagaatctaaaatatatttggatttgtttcacacttttttggttactacaggattccatatgtgttatttcatagtgttgatgtcttcactattattttacaatgtagaaaatagtaaatataaagaaaaacccttgaatgagtaggtgggtccaaatgtttgactggtcctgtatataAAGATATATTTTGATGATACTGGCATACTCTTTTCAGATTGATCATGTATTCTCTCAGCACTTCTCAGAATATTCCATGTCTGAGGTGTGTATGTTTCACATGTTAACCAGTGGGACGTCagacacaaaaaaaaatgttttccagGAAGTAGTTTGAGGGGTtagttttgtttattccattctACTAGAACCCAAGCTGTCCGTCTCTATAGCTTCCTACTGTGTTGTAACAATGGTATTGTCTCTAGAGCTCTCCACTATTGTCGTGGGGATATGCAAATCCTTCTAGGTAACCATGGTGCTCTGGTCTCTACCTGCTGGAAGGCCACACCTTCATCTCATTTGTCACTGTAACTGGAGACCTTGTCTCATACTTCCTcctataggtgtgtgtgtgtgtgtgtgtgtgtgtgtgtgtgtgtgtgtgtgtgtgtgtgtgtgtgtgtgtgtgtgtgtgtgtgtgtgtgtgtgtgaagccatTGCGCAAAAGATAAGCAGAGCTCATGTTGGAAAGTGTATCTAAGCTGCTAGCAAACAACTCAGGTGCAGCCCTGTTTCTAGAAGGATTCAAGCTATTCTATACCCTCATAGGCAGCACTTTATAATATATACATTGTATTACATGGTCATTTCTGGTAACTATTTTAAGTACCAGAGAAATGACCCATTACtttgtaaagagagagagagtaacatacTAACATACTATTAATCAGGCAGGAGCAGAGCAGATGCCCCTTTACCCTTCCAGTCCATGAGTACTCTGCTGGCAGGCTGCCCTctaaggtggtggtggagggcagACAGTCCATGAGCACTCTGCTGGCAGGCTGCCCTctaaggtggtggtggagggcagACAGAACATGAGTACTCTGCTGGCAGGCTGCCCTctaaggtggtggtggagggcagACAGAACATGAGTACTCTGCTGGCAGGCTGCCCTCTAAGGTGATGGTGGAGGCAGACAGTCCATGAGTACTCTGCTGGCAGGCTGCCC
The nucleotide sequence above comes from Salvelinus namaycush isolate Seneca unplaced genomic scaffold, SaNama_1.0 Scaffold689, whole genome shotgun sequence. Encoded proteins:
- the LOC120042441 gene encoding beta-1,3-galactosyltransferase 1-like, producing the protein MAEGRRYCGWSRFRCCFLILLLIAMVFFYFGDRSVEWVPTLDRASKWWAEFRGGSPSRSGSTNTSREVVSLNSTDFTIDAHETASANSTDRQTSLIHSTQQAIKLNTTHNETSSVTSALTIITNLITEVKAVRSTPPPYVSPGPYHVEYPSEYIFILDEPEKCREQNPFLVLMVPVAPYNRDAREAVRSTWGSERQVLGKEVRLFFLLGLSSGEETEQLQEKVLQESKEHQDLLQSDFIDSYKNLTIKTMVMMEWLSSRCPKASYAMKIDSDMFLNVHTLVNMLLHAPKQNYQTGLVAQWGAVLRDRNSKWYLPMEVFPEPVYPPYALGLGYVFTLDLPRKLVEASRHVKAVYIEDVYLGLCMRHLGIRPTDPPSGNLFQVFPVAYDRCTYSRLIATTTNSITHQVNAWTDLHKPGPPC